A single genomic interval of Ammospiza caudacuta isolate bAmmCau1 chromosome 19, bAmmCau1.pri, whole genome shotgun sequence harbors:
- the LOC131566106 gene encoding myosin heavy chain, skeletal muscle, adult-like isoform X1 has protein sequence MASGDAEMAVFGEAAPYLRKSEKERIAAQNKPFDAKSSVFVAHPKESFVKGTIQSRELGKVTVKTEGGETLTVKEDQVFSMNPPKYDKIEDMAMMTHLHEPAVLYNLKERYAAWMIYTYSGLFCVTVNPYKWLPVYNPEVVLAYRGKKRQEAPPHIFSISDNAYQSMLTDRENQSILITGESGAGKTVNTKRVIQYFATIAASGEKKKEEHASGKMQGTLEDQIISANPLLEAFGNAKTVRNDNSSRFGKFIRIHFGATGKLASADIETYLLEKSRVTFQLKAERSYHIFYQIMSNKKPELIDMLLITTNPYDFHFVSQGEITVPSIDDQEELMATDSAIDILGFSADEKTAIYKLTGAVMHYGNLKFKQKQREEQAEPDGTEVADKAAYLMGLNSADLLKALCYPRVKVGNEYVTKGQTVQQVNNSVGALAKAVYEKMFLWMVVRINQQLDTKQPRQYFIGVLDIAGFEIFDYNSFEQLCINFTNEKLQQFFNHHMFVLEQEEYKKEGIEWTFIDFGMDLAACIELIEKPMGIFSILEEECMFPKATDTSFKNKLYDQHLGKSNNFQKPKPAKGKAEAHFSLVHYAGTVDYNISGWLEKNKDPLNETVIGLYQKSSVKTLALLFANYGGADAGQFYEKAGGGKKGGKKKGSSFQTVSALFRENLNKLMTNLRSTHPHFVRCIIPNETKTPGAMEHELVLHQLRCNGVLEGIRICRKGFPSRVLYADFKQRYKVLNASAIPEGQFIDSKKASEKLLGSIDVDHTQYKFGHTKVFFKAGLLGLLEEMRDEKLAQLITRTQARCRGFLMRVEYQRMVERRESIFCIQYNIRAFMNVKHWPWMKLFFKIKPLLKSAESEKEMANMKQEFEKTKEELAKSEAKRKELEEKMVKLVQEKNDLQLQVQAEADSLADAEERCDQLIKNKIQLEAKIKELTERAEDEEEINADLTAKKRKLEDECSELKKDIDDLELTLAKVEKEKHATENKAKNLTEEMAALDETIVKLTKEKKALQEAHQQTLDDLQAEEDKVNTLTKAKTKLEQQVDDLEGSLEQEKKLRVDLERVKRKLEGDLKLAQDSIMDLENDKQQLDEKLKKKDFEISQIQSNIEDEQALGVQLQKKIKELQARIEELEEEIEAERTSRAKAEKHRADLSRELEEISERLEEAGGATAAQVEMNKKREAEFQKMRRDLEEATLQHEATAAALRKKHADSTAELGEQIDNLQRVKQKLEKEKSELKMEIDDLASNMESVSKAKANLEKMCRTLEDQLSEIKTKEEEHQRMINDLNAQRARLQTESGEYSRQVEEKDGLISQLSRSKQAFTQQIEELKRHLEEEIKAKNALAHALQSARHDCDLLREQYEEEQEAKGELQRALSKANSEVAQWRTKYETDAIQRTEELEEAKKKLAQRLQDAEEQVEAVNAKCASLEKTKQRLQNEVEDLMIDVEKSNAACAALDKKQKNFDKVLAEWKQKYEETQAELEASQKESRSLSTELFKMKNAYEESLDHLETMKRENKNLQQEISDLTEQIAEGGKAVHELEKVKKQIEQEKSEIQAALEEAEASLEHEEGKILRLQLELNQVKAEIDRKIAEKDEEIDQLKRNHLRVVESLQSSLDAEIRSRNEALRLKKKMEGDLNEMEIQLSHTNRQAAEAQKNLRNTQAVLKDTQIHLDDALRTKDDLKEQVAMVERRANLLQAEIEELRAALEQTERSRKVAEQELLDAAERVQLLHTQNTSLINTKKKLETDISQIQSEMEDTIQEARNAEEKAKKAITDAAMMAEELKKEQDTSAHLERMKKNLDQTVKDLQHRLDEAEQLALKGGKKQIQKLEARVRELEGEVDAEQKRSAEAVKGVRKYERRVKELTYQSEEDRKNVLRLQDLVDKLQMKVKSYKRQSEEAEELSNVNLSKFRKIQHELEEAEERADIAESQVNKLRAKSREFHRRIEEEE, from the exons CGGAGAATCCGGGGCCGGGAAGACTGTGAACACCAAGCGTGTCATCCAGTACTTTGCAACAATTGCAGCCAGTggagagaagaagaaggaagaacaTGCGTCAGGCAAAATGCAG GGAACGCTTGAGGATCAAATCATCAGCGCCAACCCACTGCTGGAGGCCTTTGGAAATGCCAAGACTGTGAGGAACGACAACTCCTCACGCTTT GGTAAATTCATCAGAATCCATTTTGGTGCCACAGGCAAACTGGCTTCTGCTGATATTGAAACAT ATCTGCTGGAGAAGTCCAGAGTCACTTTCCAGCTCAAGGCGGAAAGGAGCTACCACATCTTTTATCAGATCATGTCCAACAAGAAGCCAGAGCTAATTG ACATGCTTCTCATTACCACCAATCCTTACGATTTCCACTTTGTAAGTCAAGGTGAGATCACAGTCCCCAGCATTGATGATCAGGAGGAGCTGATGGCCACAGAT AGTGCCATTGACATCCTGGGCTTCAGTGCTGATGAGAAAACAGCCATCTACAAGCTGACAGGGGCTGTCATGCACTATGGGAACCTGAAGTTCAAGCAGAAACAGCgtgaggagcaggcagagcctgacGGCACAGAAG TTGCTGACAAAGCTGCCTACCTGATGGGTCTGAACTCAGCAGACCTGCTCAAGGCCCTCTGCTACCCCCGAGTCAAGGTGGGGAATGAATACGTGACCAAGGGCCAAACTGTGCAGCAG GTGAACAATTCAGTGGGTGCCCTGGCAAAGGCTGTCTATGAGAAGATGTTCCTGTGGATGGTTGTTCGTATCAACCAACAGCTGGACACGAAGCAGCCCAGGCAGTACTTCATTGGTGTCCTGGACATTGCTGGCTTTGAGATCTTTGAT TACAACAGCTTTGAGCAGCTGTGCATCAACTTCACCAATGAGAAACTGCAACAGTTCTTCAACCACCACATGTtcgtgctggagcaggaggagtaCAAGAAGGAGGGAATTGAATGGACATTCATTGATTTTGGCATGGACCTGGCTGCCTGCATTGAGCTCATTGAGAAG CCCATGGGCATCTTCTCCATCCTGGAAGAGGAGTGCATGTTCCCCAAGGCAACTGACACCTCTTTCAAGAACAAGCTCTATGACCAGCACCTGGGCAAGTCCAACAACTTCCAGAAGCCCAAGCCTGCCAAAGGCAAGGCTGAGGCCCACTTCTCCCTGGTGCACTATGCTGGCACAGTGGATTACAACATCTCTGGGTGGCTGGAGAAGAACAAGGACCCTCTGAATGAAACTGTCATTGGGCTGTACCAGAAATCATCTGTGAAGACCCTGGCTTTACTCTTTGCCAACTATGGTGGAGCAGATGCAGGTCAGTTTTATGaaa AGGCTGGTGGTGGCAAGAAGGGAGGCAAGAAGAAGGGTTCTTCATTCCAGACTGTCTCAGCTCTTTTCCGG GAGAATCTGAACAAGCTGATGACCAATCTGCGGAGCACTCACCCCCATTTTGTGCGCTGCATCATCCCCAATGAGACTAAAACACCTG GTGCCATGGAGCACGAGCTGGTGCTGCACCAGCTGCGCTGCAACGGCGTGCTGGAAGGGATCAGGATCTGCAGGAAAGGGTTCCCCAGCAGAGTCCTCTATGCTGACTTCAAACAGAG ATACAAGGTGCTTAATGCCAGTGCCATCCCTGAGGGACAGTTCATCGATAGCAAGAAGGCTTCTGAGAAGCTCCTTGGGTCAATCGATGTGGATCACACCCAGTATAAATTTGGACACACCAAG GTGTTCTTcaaagctgggctgctggggctcctggagGAGATGAGGGATGAGAAACTGGCACAGCTCATCACCCGCACCCAGGCCAGGTGCAGGGGCTTCCTGATGAGGGTGGAGTACCAGAGAATGGTGGAGCGCAG GGAATCCATCTTCTGCATCCAGTACAACATTCGTGCATTCATGAATGTCAAACACTGGCCATGGATGAAGCTGTTCTTCAAGATCAAGCCCTTGCTGAAGAGTGCAGAGTCTGAGAAGGAAATGGCCAACATGAAACAGGAGTTTGAGAAAACCAAGGAAGAGCTTGCAAAGTCTGAGGCAAAGCGGAAggagctggaagagaaaatggtGAAACTTGTGCAGGAGAAAAATGACCTGCAGCTCCAAGTACAGGCT GAAGCAGATAGCTTGGCTGATGCTGAGGAAAGGTGCGACCAGCTCATCAAAAACAAAATCCAGCTGGAAGCCAAAATTAAGGAGCTGACAGAAAGGGCAGAGGATGAAGAGGAAATCAATGCTGATCTGACAGCCAAGAAGAGGAAGCTGGAGGATGAATGTTCAGAGCTGAAGAAAGATATTGATGACCTTGAGCTAACACTGGCCaaggtggagaaggaaaaacatgCCACTGAAAACAAG GCAAAAAACCTGACTgaggagatggcagccctggatgAGACGATTGTGAAGCTGACAAAGGAGAAGAAAGCCCTCCAAGAGGCGCATCAGCAGACCCTGGATGacctgcaggcagaggaggaCAAAGTCAATACTCTGACCAAAGCCAAGACCAAGCTGGAACAGCAAGTGGATGAT CTGGAAGGGTCCCTCGAGCAAGAGAAGAAACTGCGTGTGGACCTGGAGAGAGTTAAGAGGAAACTGGAAGGAGACCTGAAGCTGGCCCAGGACAGCATCATGGATTTGGAGAATGAtaagcagcagctggatgagAAACTGAAGAA GAAAGACTTTGAAATCAGCCAGATCCAGAGCAACATTGAAGATGAACAAGCCCTGGGTGTTCAGCTTCAGAAGAAGATCAAGGAGCTGCAG GCCcgcattgaggagctggaggaggagattGAGGCAGAGCGAACCTCTCGCGCTAAAGCAGAGAAGCATCGCGCTGACCTGtccagggagctggaggagatcAGCGAGCGCCTGGAAGAAGCAGGAggggccacagcagctcaggtggAGATGAACAAGAAGCGTGAGGCAGAGTTCCAGAAGATGCGTCGTGACCTGGAAGAGGCCACGCTGCAGCACGAAGCCACGGCTGCCGCCCTGCGCAAGAAGCACGcggacagcacagctgagctgggcgAGCAGATCGACAACCTGCAACGCGTGAAGcagaagctggagaaggagaagagtgAGCTGAAGATGGAGATTGATGACTTGGCCAGCAACATGGAGTCTGTCTCCAAAGCCAAG GCAAACCTGGAGAAGATGTGCCGCACTCTCGAAGATCAGCTGAGTGAGATTAAGACCAAGGAAGAAGAGCATCAGCGCATGATCAATGACCTCAATGCTCAAAGAGCTCGTCTACAGACAGAGTCAG GTGAATATTCACGTCAGGTGGAAGAAAAAGATGGTTTGATATCTCAGTTATCCAGAAGCAAACAGGCATTCACTCAACAGATTGAGGAACTAAAGAGACATTTAGAGGAAGAAATAAAG GCGAAGAATGCCCTGGCCCATGCCCTGCAGTCTGCTCGCCACGACTGTGACTTGCTCCGGGAGCAAtatgaggaggagcaggaggccaagggggagctgcagagagccctgtCCAAGGCCAACAGTGAAGTGGCCCAGTGGAGAACCAAATACGAGACGGACGCGATTCAGCGCACGGAGGAGCTCGAGGAGGCCAA GAAGAAGCTTGCCCAGCGCCTGCAGGATGCAGAGGAACAGGTTGAGGCTGTCAATGCCAAATGTGCCTCCCTGGAAAAGAcaaagcagaggctgcagaatGAAGTGGAGGACCTGATGATTGATGTGGAGAAATCCaatgctgcctgtgctgctctggataAGAAGCAGAAGAACTTTGACAAG GTCCTGGCAGAATGGAAGCAGAAGTATGAGGAAACgcaggctgagctggaggcCTCGCAGAAGGAGTCGCGCTCTCTGAGCACGGAGCTGTTCAAGATGAAGAATGCCTATGAGGAGTCCTTGGACCACCTGGAAACAATGAAGCGGGAGAACAAGAACTTGCAGC AGGAGATTTCCGACCTCACGGAGCAGATTGCGGAGGGAGGAAAGGCAGTTCATGAGCTGGAGAAAGTGAAGAAGCAGATTGAGCAAGAGAAATCTGAaatccaggctgctctggaggaaGCAGAG GCCTCCCTGGAACATGAGGAGGGGAAGATCCTGCGCCTGCAGCTTGAACTCAACCAGGTGAAGGCTGAGATTGACAGGAAGATAGCAGAGAAAGATGAGGAGATTGACCAGCTGAAGAGGAACCACCTGCGAGTTGTGGAGTCCTTGCAGAGCAGCTTGGATGCTGagatcaggagcaggaatgaaGCCCTGAGGCTGAAGAAGAAGATGGAGGGAGACCTGAATGAAATGGAGATCCAACTGAGCCATACCAACCGCcaggctgcagaggcacagaAGAACCTGAGGAACACCCAGGCTGTGCTCAAG GATACTCAGATCCATCTGGACGATGCACTTAGGACAAAGGATGACCTGAAGGAGCAGGTGGCCATGGTGGAGCGCAGAGCAAACCTGCTGCAGGCTGAAATTGAGGAGCTCcgggcagccctggagcagacGGAGCGGTCGAGGAAAGTAGCTGAGCAGGAGCTTCTGGATGCTGCTGAACGTGTGCAGCTCCTCCACACCCAG AACACCAGCCTGATCAACACCAAGAAGAAGCTGGAAACAGACATTTCCCAGATCCAGAGTGAAATGGAGGATACCATCCAGGAAGCCCGCAATGCTGAGGAGAAGGCCAAGAAGGCCATCACAGAT GCGGCCATGATGGCAGAAGAGCTGAAGAAGGAGCAGGACACCAGTGCCCACCTGGAGAGGATGAAGAAGAACCTGGACCAGACAGTGAAGGACCTGCAGCACCGTCTGGATGAGGCCGAGCAGCTGGCACTGAAGGGAGGGAAGAAGCAGATCCAGAAGCTGGAGGCCAGG GTGCgggagctggaaggggaggTTGATGCTGAGCAGAAGCGCAGCGCTGAAGCCGTGAAGGGTGTGCGCAAGTACGAGCGCAGGGTGAAGGAACTCACCTACCAG TCTGAGGAAGACAGGAAGAatgtgctgaggctgcaggatcTGGTGGACAAGCTGCAAATGAAAGTGAAATCTTACAAGAGACAATCTGAGGAGGCC GAGGAGCTGTCCAATGTGAACCTGTCCAAGTTCCGCAAGATCCAGCACGAGCTGGAGGAGGCCGAGGAGCGGGCTGACATTGCAGAGTCACAGGTCAACAAGCTCCGAGCCAAGAGCCGCGAGTTCCATAGGAGGATAGAAGAGGAAGAGTGA
- the LOC131566106 gene encoding myosin heavy chain, skeletal muscle, adult-like isoform X2, giving the protein MASGDAEMAVFGEAAPYLRKSEKERIAAQNKPFDAKSSVFVAHPKESFVKGTIQSRELGKVTVKTEGGETLTVKEDQVFSMNPPKYDKIEDMAMMTHLHEPAVLYNLKERYAAWMIYTYSGLFCVTVNPYKWLPVYNPEVVLAYRGKKRQEAPPHIFSISDNAYQSMLTDRENQSILITGESGAGKTVNTKRVIQYFATIAASGEKKKEEHASGKMQGTLEDQIISANPLLEAFGNAKTVRNDNSSRFGKFIRIHFGATGKLASADIETYLLEKSRVTFQLKAERSYHIFYQIMSNKKPELIDMLLITTNPYDFHFVSQGEITVPSIDDQEELMATDSAIDILGFSADEKTAIYKLTGAVMHYGNLKFKQKQREEQAEPDGTEVADKAAYLMGLNSADLLKALCYPRVKVGNEYVTKGQTVQQVNNSVGALAKAVYEKMFLWMVVRINQQLDTKQPRQYFIGVLDIAGFEIFDYNSFEQLCINFTNEKLQQFFNHHMFVLEQEEYKKEGIEWTFIDFGMDLAACIELIEKPMGIFSILEEECMFPKATDTSFKNKLYDQHLGKSNNFQKPKPAKGKAEAHFSLVHYAGTVDYNISGWLEKNKDPLNETVIGLYQKSSVKTLALLFANYGGADAEAGGGKKGGKKKGSSFQTVSALFRENLNKLMTNLRSTHPHFVRCIIPNETKTPGAMEHELVLHQLRCNGVLEGIRICRKGFPSRVLYADFKQRYKVLNASAIPEGQFIDSKKASEKLLGSIDVDHTQYKFGHTKVFFKAGLLGLLEEMRDEKLAQLITRTQARCRGFLMRVEYQRMVERRESIFCIQYNIRAFMNVKHWPWMKLFFKIKPLLKSAESEKEMANMKQEFEKTKEELAKSEAKRKELEEKMVKLVQEKNDLQLQVQAEADSLADAEERCDQLIKNKIQLEAKIKELTERAEDEEEINADLTAKKRKLEDECSELKKDIDDLELTLAKVEKEKHATENKAKNLTEEMAALDETIVKLTKEKKALQEAHQQTLDDLQAEEDKVNTLTKAKTKLEQQVDDLEGSLEQEKKLRVDLERVKRKLEGDLKLAQDSIMDLENDKQQLDEKLKKKDFEISQIQSNIEDEQALGVQLQKKIKELQARIEELEEEIEAERTSRAKAEKHRADLSRELEEISERLEEAGGATAAQVEMNKKREAEFQKMRRDLEEATLQHEATAAALRKKHADSTAELGEQIDNLQRVKQKLEKEKSELKMEIDDLASNMESVSKAKANLEKMCRTLEDQLSEIKTKEEEHQRMINDLNAQRARLQTESGEYSRQVEEKDGLISQLSRSKQAFTQQIEELKRHLEEEIKAKNALAHALQSARHDCDLLREQYEEEQEAKGELQRALSKANSEVAQWRTKYETDAIQRTEELEEAKKKLAQRLQDAEEQVEAVNAKCASLEKTKQRLQNEVEDLMIDVEKSNAACAALDKKQKNFDKVLAEWKQKYEETQAELEASQKESRSLSTELFKMKNAYEESLDHLETMKRENKNLQQEISDLTEQIAEGGKAVHELEKVKKQIEQEKSEIQAALEEAEASLEHEEGKILRLQLELNQVKAEIDRKIAEKDEEIDQLKRNHLRVVESLQSSLDAEIRSRNEALRLKKKMEGDLNEMEIQLSHTNRQAAEAQKNLRNTQAVLKDTQIHLDDALRTKDDLKEQVAMVERRANLLQAEIEELRAALEQTERSRKVAEQELLDAAERVQLLHTQNTSLINTKKKLETDISQIQSEMEDTIQEARNAEEKAKKAITDAAMMAEELKKEQDTSAHLERMKKNLDQTVKDLQHRLDEAEQLALKGGKKQIQKLEARVRELEGEVDAEQKRSAEAVKGVRKYERRVKELTYQSEEDRKNVLRLQDLVDKLQMKVKSYKRQSEEAEELSNVNLSKFRKIQHELEEAEERADIAESQVNKLRAKSREFHRRIEEEE; this is encoded by the exons CGGAGAATCCGGGGCCGGGAAGACTGTGAACACCAAGCGTGTCATCCAGTACTTTGCAACAATTGCAGCCAGTggagagaagaagaaggaagaacaTGCGTCAGGCAAAATGCAG GGAACGCTTGAGGATCAAATCATCAGCGCCAACCCACTGCTGGAGGCCTTTGGAAATGCCAAGACTGTGAGGAACGACAACTCCTCACGCTTT GGTAAATTCATCAGAATCCATTTTGGTGCCACAGGCAAACTGGCTTCTGCTGATATTGAAACAT ATCTGCTGGAGAAGTCCAGAGTCACTTTCCAGCTCAAGGCGGAAAGGAGCTACCACATCTTTTATCAGATCATGTCCAACAAGAAGCCAGAGCTAATTG ACATGCTTCTCATTACCACCAATCCTTACGATTTCCACTTTGTAAGTCAAGGTGAGATCACAGTCCCCAGCATTGATGATCAGGAGGAGCTGATGGCCACAGAT AGTGCCATTGACATCCTGGGCTTCAGTGCTGATGAGAAAACAGCCATCTACAAGCTGACAGGGGCTGTCATGCACTATGGGAACCTGAAGTTCAAGCAGAAACAGCgtgaggagcaggcagagcctgacGGCACAGAAG TTGCTGACAAAGCTGCCTACCTGATGGGTCTGAACTCAGCAGACCTGCTCAAGGCCCTCTGCTACCCCCGAGTCAAGGTGGGGAATGAATACGTGACCAAGGGCCAAACTGTGCAGCAG GTGAACAATTCAGTGGGTGCCCTGGCAAAGGCTGTCTATGAGAAGATGTTCCTGTGGATGGTTGTTCGTATCAACCAACAGCTGGACACGAAGCAGCCCAGGCAGTACTTCATTGGTGTCCTGGACATTGCTGGCTTTGAGATCTTTGAT TACAACAGCTTTGAGCAGCTGTGCATCAACTTCACCAATGAGAAACTGCAACAGTTCTTCAACCACCACATGTtcgtgctggagcaggaggagtaCAAGAAGGAGGGAATTGAATGGACATTCATTGATTTTGGCATGGACCTGGCTGCCTGCATTGAGCTCATTGAGAAG CCCATGGGCATCTTCTCCATCCTGGAAGAGGAGTGCATGTTCCCCAAGGCAACTGACACCTCTTTCAAGAACAAGCTCTATGACCAGCACCTGGGCAAGTCCAACAACTTCCAGAAGCCCAAGCCTGCCAAAGGCAAGGCTGAGGCCCACTTCTCCCTGGTGCACTATGCTGGCACAGTGGATTACAACATCTCTGGGTGGCTGGAGAAGAACAAGGACCCTCTGAATGAAACTGTCATTGGGCTGTACCAGAAATCATCTGTGAAGACCCTGGCTTTACTCTTTGCCAACTATGGTGGAGCAGATGCAG AGGCTGGTGGTGGCAAGAAGGGAGGCAAGAAGAAGGGTTCTTCATTCCAGACTGTCTCAGCTCTTTTCCGG GAGAATCTGAACAAGCTGATGACCAATCTGCGGAGCACTCACCCCCATTTTGTGCGCTGCATCATCCCCAATGAGACTAAAACACCTG GTGCCATGGAGCACGAGCTGGTGCTGCACCAGCTGCGCTGCAACGGCGTGCTGGAAGGGATCAGGATCTGCAGGAAAGGGTTCCCCAGCAGAGTCCTCTATGCTGACTTCAAACAGAG ATACAAGGTGCTTAATGCCAGTGCCATCCCTGAGGGACAGTTCATCGATAGCAAGAAGGCTTCTGAGAAGCTCCTTGGGTCAATCGATGTGGATCACACCCAGTATAAATTTGGACACACCAAG GTGTTCTTcaaagctgggctgctggggctcctggagGAGATGAGGGATGAGAAACTGGCACAGCTCATCACCCGCACCCAGGCCAGGTGCAGGGGCTTCCTGATGAGGGTGGAGTACCAGAGAATGGTGGAGCGCAG GGAATCCATCTTCTGCATCCAGTACAACATTCGTGCATTCATGAATGTCAAACACTGGCCATGGATGAAGCTGTTCTTCAAGATCAAGCCCTTGCTGAAGAGTGCAGAGTCTGAGAAGGAAATGGCCAACATGAAACAGGAGTTTGAGAAAACCAAGGAAGAGCTTGCAAAGTCTGAGGCAAAGCGGAAggagctggaagagaaaatggtGAAACTTGTGCAGGAGAAAAATGACCTGCAGCTCCAAGTACAGGCT GAAGCAGATAGCTTGGCTGATGCTGAGGAAAGGTGCGACCAGCTCATCAAAAACAAAATCCAGCTGGAAGCCAAAATTAAGGAGCTGACAGAAAGGGCAGAGGATGAAGAGGAAATCAATGCTGATCTGACAGCCAAGAAGAGGAAGCTGGAGGATGAATGTTCAGAGCTGAAGAAAGATATTGATGACCTTGAGCTAACACTGGCCaaggtggagaaggaaaaacatgCCACTGAAAACAAG GCAAAAAACCTGACTgaggagatggcagccctggatgAGACGATTGTGAAGCTGACAAAGGAGAAGAAAGCCCTCCAAGAGGCGCATCAGCAGACCCTGGATGacctgcaggcagaggaggaCAAAGTCAATACTCTGACCAAAGCCAAGACCAAGCTGGAACAGCAAGTGGATGAT CTGGAAGGGTCCCTCGAGCAAGAGAAGAAACTGCGTGTGGACCTGGAGAGAGTTAAGAGGAAACTGGAAGGAGACCTGAAGCTGGCCCAGGACAGCATCATGGATTTGGAGAATGAtaagcagcagctggatgagAAACTGAAGAA GAAAGACTTTGAAATCAGCCAGATCCAGAGCAACATTGAAGATGAACAAGCCCTGGGTGTTCAGCTTCAGAAGAAGATCAAGGAGCTGCAG GCCcgcattgaggagctggaggaggagattGAGGCAGAGCGAACCTCTCGCGCTAAAGCAGAGAAGCATCGCGCTGACCTGtccagggagctggaggagatcAGCGAGCGCCTGGAAGAAGCAGGAggggccacagcagctcaggtggAGATGAACAAGAAGCGTGAGGCAGAGTTCCAGAAGATGCGTCGTGACCTGGAAGAGGCCACGCTGCAGCACGAAGCCACGGCTGCCGCCCTGCGCAAGAAGCACGcggacagcacagctgagctgggcgAGCAGATCGACAACCTGCAACGCGTGAAGcagaagctggagaaggagaagagtgAGCTGAAGATGGAGATTGATGACTTGGCCAGCAACATGGAGTCTGTCTCCAAAGCCAAG GCAAACCTGGAGAAGATGTGCCGCACTCTCGAAGATCAGCTGAGTGAGATTAAGACCAAGGAAGAAGAGCATCAGCGCATGATCAATGACCTCAATGCTCAAAGAGCTCGTCTACAGACAGAGTCAG GTGAATATTCACGTCAGGTGGAAGAAAAAGATGGTTTGATATCTCAGTTATCCAGAAGCAAACAGGCATTCACTCAACAGATTGAGGAACTAAAGAGACATTTAGAGGAAGAAATAAAG GCGAAGAATGCCCTGGCCCATGCCCTGCAGTCTGCTCGCCACGACTGTGACTTGCTCCGGGAGCAAtatgaggaggagcaggaggccaagggggagctgcagagagccctgtCCAAGGCCAACAGTGAAGTGGCCCAGTGGAGAACCAAATACGAGACGGACGCGATTCAGCGCACGGAGGAGCTCGAGGAGGCCAA GAAGAAGCTTGCCCAGCGCCTGCAGGATGCAGAGGAACAGGTTGAGGCTGTCAATGCCAAATGTGCCTCCCTGGAAAAGAcaaagcagaggctgcagaatGAAGTGGAGGACCTGATGATTGATGTGGAGAAATCCaatgctgcctgtgctgctctggataAGAAGCAGAAGAACTTTGACAAG GTCCTGGCAGAATGGAAGCAGAAGTATGAGGAAACgcaggctgagctggaggcCTCGCAGAAGGAGTCGCGCTCTCTGAGCACGGAGCTGTTCAAGATGAAGAATGCCTATGAGGAGTCCTTGGACCACCTGGAAACAATGAAGCGGGAGAACAAGAACTTGCAGC AGGAGATTTCCGACCTCACGGAGCAGATTGCGGAGGGAGGAAAGGCAGTTCATGAGCTGGAGAAAGTGAAGAAGCAGATTGAGCAAGAGAAATCTGAaatccaggctgctctggaggaaGCAGAG GCCTCCCTGGAACATGAGGAGGGGAAGATCCTGCGCCTGCAGCTTGAACTCAACCAGGTGAAGGCTGAGATTGACAGGAAGATAGCAGAGAAAGATGAGGAGATTGACCAGCTGAAGAGGAACCACCTGCGAGTTGTGGAGTCCTTGCAGAGCAGCTTGGATGCTGagatcaggagcaggaatgaaGCCCTGAGGCTGAAGAAGAAGATGGAGGGAGACCTGAATGAAATGGAGATCCAACTGAGCCATACCAACCGCcaggctgcagaggcacagaAGAACCTGAGGAACACCCAGGCTGTGCTCAAG GATACTCAGATCCATCTGGACGATGCACTTAGGACAAAGGATGACCTGAAGGAGCAGGTGGCCATGGTGGAGCGCAGAGCAAACCTGCTGCAGGCTGAAATTGAGGAGCTCcgggcagccctggagcagacGGAGCGGTCGAGGAAAGTAGCTGAGCAGGAGCTTCTGGATGCTGCTGAACGTGTGCAGCTCCTCCACACCCAG AACACCAGCCTGATCAACACCAAGAAGAAGCTGGAAACAGACATTTCCCAGATCCAGAGTGAAATGGAGGATACCATCCAGGAAGCCCGCAATGCTGAGGAGAAGGCCAAGAAGGCCATCACAGAT GCGGCCATGATGGCAGAAGAGCTGAAGAAGGAGCAGGACACCAGTGCCCACCTGGAGAGGATGAAGAAGAACCTGGACCAGACAGTGAAGGACCTGCAGCACCGTCTGGATGAGGCCGAGCAGCTGGCACTGAAGGGAGGGAAGAAGCAGATCCAGAAGCTGGAGGCCAGG GTGCgggagctggaaggggaggTTGATGCTGAGCAGAAGCGCAGCGCTGAAGCCGTGAAGGGTGTGCGCAAGTACGAGCGCAGGGTGAAGGAACTCACCTACCAG TCTGAGGAAGACAGGAAGAatgtgctgaggctgcaggatcTGGTGGACAAGCTGCAAATGAAAGTGAAATCTTACAAGAGACAATCTGAGGAGGCC GAGGAGCTGTCCAATGTGAACCTGTCCAAGTTCCGCAAGATCCAGCACGAGCTGGAGGAGGCCGAGGAGCGGGCTGACATTGCAGAGTCACAGGTCAACAAGCTCCGAGCCAAGAGCCGCGAGTTCCATAGGAGGATAGAAGAGGAAGAGTGA